The following are encoded together in the Cheilinus undulatus linkage group 3, ASM1832078v1, whole genome shotgun sequence genome:
- the cldn19 gene encoding claudin-19 isoform X1, translated as MANSGLQLLGYFLALGGWIGIISTTALPQWKQSSYAGDAIITAVGLYEGLWMSCASQSTGQVQCKIFDSMLSLDIHIQTCRALMVVSVLLGFIGIIVSVVGMKCTKVGDNNPATKTRIAVTGGALFVLAGVCTLVSVSWYGTQVSYQFFNPNTPPNARYEFGSALFVGWAAASLIILGGSLLCCSCSKDEMRGQQYYRQSQPSTAREPNVKSTPPEKREQYL; from the exons ATGGCCAACTCGGGTCTCCAGTTATTGGGTTATTTCTTGGCTTTGGGAGGCTGGATCGGCATCATTTCTACCACCGCCTTGCCCCAGTGGAAGCAGTCGTCGTATGCTGGGGATGCCATCATCACAGCCGTGGGTCTGTATGAGGGGCTGTGGATGAGCTGTGCCTCGCAGAGTACTGGACAGGTGCAGTGCAAGATCTTTGACTCCATGCTCTCGTTGGACA TCCACATTCAGACATGTCGGGCCCTCATGGTAGTGTCAGTACTGCTGGGTTTTATCGGGATCATCGTCAGCGTTGTGGGTATGAAGTGCACTAAGGTGGGAGATAACAACCCAGCCACCAAAACCCGCATTGCTGTCACGGGAGGGGCTCTCTTCGTACTTGCAG GTGTGTGTACGCTGGTGTCTGTGTCTTGGTATGGCACTCAGGTGTCCTACCAGTTCTTCAATCCAAACACACCGCCTAACGCCAG GTATGAGTTCGGCTCTGCCCTGTTCGTGGGCTGGGCAGCAGCCAGTCTGATCATTCTGGGTGGCTCCTTGCTGTGCTGCTCATGCTCTAAAGATGAGATGCGAGGGCAGCAATATTATCGTCAATCACAGCCTTCCACAGCCAGGGA ACCAAATGTTAAAAGTACCCCACCAGAGAAAAGGGAGCAGTACTTGTAG
- the cldn19 gene encoding claudin-19 isoform X2, whose amino-acid sequence MANSGLQLLGYFLALGGWIGIISTTALPQWKQSSYAGDAIITAVGLYEGLWMSCASQSTGQVQCKIFDSMLSLDIHIQTCRALMVVSVLLGFIGIIVSVVGMKCTKVGDNNPATKTRIAVTGGALFVLAGVCTLVSVSWYGTQVSYQFFNPNTPPNARYEFGSALFVGWAAASLIILGGSLLCCSCSKDEMRGQQYYRQSQPSTAREAELLSETSFPD is encoded by the exons ATGGCCAACTCGGGTCTCCAGTTATTGGGTTATTTCTTGGCTTTGGGAGGCTGGATCGGCATCATTTCTACCACCGCCTTGCCCCAGTGGAAGCAGTCGTCGTATGCTGGGGATGCCATCATCACAGCCGTGGGTCTGTATGAGGGGCTGTGGATGAGCTGTGCCTCGCAGAGTACTGGACAGGTGCAGTGCAAGATCTTTGACTCCATGCTCTCGTTGGACA TCCACATTCAGACATGTCGGGCCCTCATGGTAGTGTCAGTACTGCTGGGTTTTATCGGGATCATCGTCAGCGTTGTGGGTATGAAGTGCACTAAGGTGGGAGATAACAACCCAGCCACCAAAACCCGCATTGCTGTCACGGGAGGGGCTCTCTTCGTACTTGCAG GTGTGTGTACGCTGGTGTCTGTGTCTTGGTATGGCACTCAGGTGTCCTACCAGTTCTTCAATCCAAACACACCGCCTAACGCCAG GTATGAGTTCGGCTCTGCCCTGTTCGTGGGCTGGGCAGCAGCCAGTCTGATCATTCTGGGTGGCTCCTTGCTGTGCTGCTCATGCTCTAAAGATGAGATGCGAGGGCAGCAATATTATCGTCAATCACAGCCTTCCACAGCCAGGGA GGCAGAGTTGTTGAGTGAAACTAGTTTCCCTGACTGA